One region of Bdellovibrio bacteriovorus genomic DNA includes:
- a CDS encoding chloride channel protein: MRPSDILHHEHVKKAQSKIFFNLPFWVAAGIAAVISVLYNMLFKICEEWALHNSHSPILLITAPLAILVSFLIGHFISKEALGSGIPQVLAAAEMAPSNHPFLQKLLSIRMLFAKIIGSSLCVLGGGVTGREGPTLQVSAAVFYQLSKLWPQRFPKPQLPSMILAGGAAGLASAFNTPLGGIVFAIEEMSKTHVSVIRTAVFQAVIIAGILAQLFLGNYLYLGDARFQTYTWHALYQTVAIAGIIGVAGSFFAESLFRVTSWRNKKSFWIKVLLTLIFGVLLSLTIYLCGPSTVGAGKTVMVSLLEHPTAPSDISVPAGRIFGNFFTYIGGVIGGVFAPALASGATLGQFLAQSFGFEYVKLMIMVGMVAFLTGITRTPFTSFVLVLEMSDSHEIILYLMLSSIVANVTARLVNSKSFYEQVAHGILQQNAPELLEKKH, encoded by the coding sequence ATGCGTCCATCCGATATTCTTCATCACGAACACGTTAAAAAAGCTCAGAGTAAAATCTTCTTCAATCTTCCCTTTTGGGTGGCAGCAGGAATCGCTGCCGTCATCTCTGTTCTTTACAATATGCTTTTTAAAATCTGCGAAGAATGGGCGCTTCATAACTCCCACTCCCCCATTCTATTGATCACAGCCCCTTTAGCCATCTTGGTTTCTTTTCTTATTGGGCATTTCATTTCCAAAGAAGCTTTGGGAAGTGGTATTCCGCAGGTTTTAGCAGCCGCTGAAATGGCACCGTCAAATCATCCCTTCTTGCAAAAGCTTTTAAGCATTCGCATGCTCTTTGCAAAAATCATCGGTTCATCTCTTTGTGTGCTTGGCGGGGGCGTCACGGGGCGCGAAGGCCCGACATTGCAAGTATCTGCAGCCGTATTTTATCAGCTATCTAAACTTTGGCCTCAGCGTTTTCCGAAGCCGCAACTGCCTTCGATGATCTTAGCGGGAGGTGCTGCGGGTTTAGCATCTGCTTTTAATACGCCCCTAGGGGGAATTGTTTTTGCCATTGAAGAGATGTCAAAAACTCATGTCAGTGTCATTCGCACGGCGGTCTTTCAAGCGGTCATTATCGCGGGCATCTTGGCGCAACTGTTTTTAGGAAATTATTTATACTTAGGCGACGCCCGTTTTCAAACCTACACCTGGCACGCCCTTTATCAGACAGTGGCCATTGCGGGTATCATCGGTGTCGCCGGAAGCTTTTTTGCTGAAAGTCTTTTTCGCGTCACCTCGTGGAGAAATAAGAAATCTTTTTGGATCAAAGTTCTTTTGACGCTGATTTTTGGTGTTCTCCTGAGTCTCACCATTTATCTTTGCGGTCCGTCAACAGTAGGTGCAGGAAAAACCGTGATGGTTTCTTTGCTTGAACATCCGACGGCGCCGTCTGATATTTCCGTTCCGGCGGGACGTATCTTTGGAAATTTCTTTACCTATATTGGCGGAGTGATCGGAGGCGTTTTTGCCCCTGCTTTAGCTAGCGGAGCCACCTTGGGGCAATTCCTGGCGCAAAGTTTTGGTTTTGAATACGTGAAGCTTATGATCATGGTAGGAATGGTGGCGTTCTTAACCGGCATCACGCGCACACCCTTTACCTCTTTTGTTCTGGTCCTTGAAATGAGTGACTCTCATGAGATCATTCTTTATTTAATGCTCTCTTCAATCGTGGCCAACGTAACAGCGCGACTTGTGAATTCCAAATCGTTTTACGAACAAGTGGCTCACGGCATTCTACAACAGAATGCCCCGGAACTTTTAGAAAAGAAGCACTGA
- a CDS encoding ribose-phosphate diphosphokinase codes for MKGLKIFTANANPTLAKKVAEAAGVELGYCEVSTFADGEIQVEIHESVRGQHVFVVQSTCPPVNQNYMELFVMLDALRRASAASITAVIPYYGYARQDRKVAPRAPISAKLMADLITTAGADRVVSVDLHAAQIQGFFNVPVDHLFAIPTLARAWREAYGQGTEFVAVSPDAGGVERTRAFAKRIESSMAIIDKRRSGPNEAKALHLIGDVTGKTAVIVDDMIDTAGTLTQAVDSLLKNGAKRVFAVATHPVLSGPAINRLKESPIEKVWVTDTIPLSEAAKNCGKIEVVSVSPVLAEAIKRIHGNDSVSSLFD; via the coding sequence ATGAAGGGCCTAAAAATCTTTACCGCCAATGCCAATCCGACCCTGGCTAAAAAGGTGGCCGAAGCTGCTGGAGTAGAGCTCGGTTACTGTGAAGTCAGCACCTTTGCCGATGGGGAAATCCAAGTCGAAATTCACGAAAGCGTACGGGGACAACATGTATTCGTTGTTCAAAGTACCTGCCCTCCCGTGAATCAGAATTACATGGAGCTTTTTGTGATGCTCGATGCTTTACGCCGAGCCTCCGCTGCCTCCATCACAGCCGTCATCCCGTATTACGGGTATGCCCGCCAAGATCGTAAGGTCGCTCCGCGCGCACCGATTTCGGCAAAACTTATGGCCGACTTGATCACGACGGCGGGTGCCGACCGTGTGGTTTCCGTGGATTTGCATGCCGCTCAGATTCAAGGCTTCTTTAACGTTCCTGTGGACCACTTATTCGCAATTCCGACTTTGGCTCGCGCTTGGCGTGAGGCCTATGGCCAAGGCACTGAGTTTGTCGCAGTGAGTCCAGACGCTGGTGGGGTTGAAAGAACCCGCGCCTTTGCTAAACGCATCGAGTCCTCAATGGCGATCATCGATAAGCGACGTTCTGGCCCAAATGAGGCCAAAGCCCTGCACCTGATCGGGGATGTTACGGGTAAAACCGCTGTTATCGTTGACGATATGATTGATACGGCTGGAACTCTTACACAAGCAGTTGACAGCCTTCTGAAAAATGGGGCAAAACGTGTGTTCGCCGTTGCTACACATCCCGTTTTATCGGGTCCTGCGATCAATCGTTTGAAAGAAAGCCCTATCGAAAAAGTATGGGTCACTGACACGATCCCGCTATCTGAAGCGGCGAAAAACTGTGGAAAAATTGAAGTGGTTTCTGTGTCGCCGGTTTTGGCTGAAGCGATTAAGAGAATTCACGGAAACGATTCTGTCAGTTCTTTGTTTGACTAA
- a CDS encoding 50S ribosomal protein L25, with protein sequence MKNRIELSVGTRETGKHNSRALRNSRNVPAVIYGAVEPINVSVGEKEIVKYNTRAYENALFTLKSEDKKANGIVVLVKSVDVHPLSRRPQHVDFFALDLKKAVRVNVEVRLEGRPLGLSEGGLLNVVLRSVEVEVLPTDIPEFITADISNLGVGDALHVSDLQVSGSVKVITGAEQTIAVVNAQEEEVAATPAAAPAAAPAAAAPAAAKAPAAKK encoded by the coding sequence ATGAAAAACAGAATCGAACTATCTGTTGGAACTCGCGAAACTGGTAAACACAACAGCCGCGCACTTCGCAACTCTCGTAACGTACCTGCAGTTATCTACGGAGCTGTAGAGCCTATCAACGTATCCGTTGGTGAAAAAGAAATCGTGAAATACAACACTCGTGCTTACGAGAATGCTCTTTTCACTTTGAAATCTGAAGACAAAAAAGCAAACGGTATCGTTGTGCTTGTTAAATCAGTAGACGTTCACCCACTTTCTCGCCGTCCTCAACACGTAGACTTCTTCGCTTTGGATCTTAAGAAAGCGGTTCGCGTTAACGTTGAAGTTCGTCTTGAAGGCAGACCTTTGGGTCTTTCTGAAGGCGGTTTGTTGAACGTTGTTCTTCGTTCTGTTGAGGTTGAAGTATTGCCTACAGACATCCCAGAGTTCATCACTGCTGACATCTCTAACTTGGGCGTAGGTGACGCTCTTCACGTTTCTGACTTGCAAGTTTCTGGTTCTGTTAAAGTTATCACTGGTGCAGAACAAACTATCGCGGTTGTTAACGCTCAAGAAGAAGAAGTTGCTGCGACTCCAGCTGCTGCTCCTGCGGCTGCTCCTGCTGCTGCGGCACCAGCTGCTGCAAAAGCTCCTGCTGCGAAAAAATAA
- the ychF gene encoding redox-regulated ATPase YchF — translation MALQVGIVGLPNVGKSTLFNALTSAKAEAANYPFCTIDPNVGVVTVPDPRMDKITSFIKPQKVIPTTMEFVDIAGIVKGASQGEGLGNQFLSHIRQTDAIVHVVRCFDDPNIVHVAGSVDPLRDIEIINTELLLADLDSVEKRLQRTEKQAKNSTDKKLIKEVEVAKRVKEALGKGLPARSVTVDELEAPILREMHLLTAKPVLYAMNVSDTDFAAGGNDWTKSVIARASEENNKTILICSAMEAEIALLPPEERKDFLEAMNAEEPGLNRLIREAYALLGLQTYFTAGEKEVRAWTIRAGTKAPQAAGVIHTDFEKGFIRAETYHCEDLFSYKSEQAVKEAGKYRLEGKEYVVKDGDILFFRFNV, via the coding sequence ATGGCTTTACAGGTTGGTATCGTTGGTTTGCCCAACGTGGGTAAAAGTACGCTTTTCAATGCGTTGACTTCAGCAAAAGCAGAAGCAGCAAACTACCCTTTCTGTACGATCGATCCAAACGTGGGTGTGGTGACAGTTCCAGATCCTCGCATGGATAAAATCACTAGCTTCATCAAACCTCAAAAAGTGATCCCAACAACGATGGAATTCGTGGATATCGCGGGTATCGTTAAGGGAGCTTCGCAAGGTGAAGGTTTAGGTAACCAGTTCCTTTCACACATCCGCCAAACTGATGCGATTGTTCACGTGGTTCGTTGTTTTGACGATCCAAATATCGTGCACGTGGCAGGATCCGTAGATCCACTTCGTGACATCGAAATCATCAACACCGAGCTTTTGCTTGCTGACTTGGACTCTGTTGAAAAACGTCTTCAACGTACTGAAAAACAAGCGAAGAACTCGACAGATAAAAAGCTTATCAAAGAAGTGGAAGTTGCTAAACGCGTGAAAGAGGCTTTGGGTAAAGGCCTTCCGGCTCGTTCAGTGACTGTTGACGAATTGGAAGCTCCGATTCTTCGTGAGATGCATTTGCTAACAGCAAAACCTGTTCTTTATGCGATGAATGTATCTGACACAGATTTCGCAGCTGGCGGCAATGACTGGACAAAATCCGTGATTGCGCGCGCGTCTGAAGAAAACAATAAAACAATTCTTATCTGTTCTGCGATGGAAGCAGAAATTGCGCTTCTTCCACCGGAAGAGCGTAAAGACTTCCTTGAAGCTATGAACGCGGAAGAGCCAGGTTTGAACCGCTTGATCCGTGAAGCTTATGCTTTATTGGGTCTGCAAACTTACTTCACTGCGGGTGAAAAAGAAGTGCGTGCTTGGACGATCCGCGCGGGAACGAAAGCTCCTCAAGCAGCGGGTGTGATCCATACGGATTTCGAAAAAGGCTTCATCCGTGCTGAAACTTATCACTGTGAAGACTTGTTCTCTTACAAATCAGAACAAGCTGTTAAAGAGGCTGGTAAATACCGCCTTGAAGGTAAAGAGTACGTCGTGAAAGACGGCGACATCTTATTCTTCCGCTTCAACGTTTAA
- a CDS encoding DUF3617 domain-containing protein — translation MKSTIILLLLLSSVAFAQKLEPGLWKTKSVLVLNGLPLPPAEAEECISASQTKNVKETIIKELKKNDCKLDNWNLKGEKLQASLSCKKSELNAKGTLRGRVTPRSYDLNGEAEGTYNVIPSQATLKLTGQWTRVCKK, via the coding sequence ATGAAAAGCACCATCATCCTGTTACTTCTTTTATCTTCAGTCGCTTTTGCTCAAAAACTAGAACCGGGTCTTTGGAAAACGAAAAGTGTTTTAGTCCTGAATGGATTGCCACTTCCTCCAGCTGAAGCGGAAGAGTGTATTTCTGCTTCTCAAACAAAAAACGTCAAAGAAACGATCATCAAAGAATTAAAGAAGAACGACTGTAAGTTAGACAACTGGAACTTAAAGGGTGAAAAACTTCAAGCCTCGTTAAGTTGTAAAAAGAGTGAGCTCAATGCCAAGGGCACTTTGCGCGGCAGAGTGACGCCTAGAAGTTATGATTTAAACGGAGAAGCAGAAGGAACTTATAATGTGATTCCTTCGCAAGCGACTTTGAAACTGACAGGCCAGTGGACCCGTGTTTGCAAAAAATAA
- a CDS encoding mechanosensitive ion channel family protein has product MEKFLFEQTELFSHDLTVALKSTVFVIPNWKWGALAVALLLGFLLRPVFQFILKEFKKHNPFIKKFPNTFTAYFLSMPLERPVAWLLVIFFWFAVGDAIELSGKFGTYYDHILRGLVALYLIRVIYYAVDAITRVFMDVAAKTESTYDDQLVPFASRAMKVVVVVLGVLIALQSFGLNVMSLLAGLGLGGLALALAAQDTAANLFGSITILVDHPFKIGDWVKVKDMEGTVEEIGFRSTRIRTFYNSVITIPNAMMAKETIDNMGVRPARRIRQILGLAYETPPEKIEQFCDQVRYLLTQHKEVNPDTVTVAFNNYNASSLDVLVNFHINVATGADELKLQQQIFIEILKIAAQIKVDFAYPTQTVYYKNPEITSSPS; this is encoded by the coding sequence ATGGAAAAGTTTCTTTTTGAACAGACCGAACTCTTCTCTCACGATCTCACGGTGGCATTGAAGTCCACCGTCTTTGTTATTCCAAACTGGAAATGGGGCGCTTTGGCTGTGGCTCTGCTTCTCGGTTTTTTACTTCGCCCGGTGTTTCAGTTCATTCTAAAAGAATTTAAAAAACACAACCCTTTCATCAAAAAATTCCCGAACACCTTTACGGCCTACTTCTTATCGATGCCGTTAGAGCGTCCGGTCGCTTGGCTCTTAGTGATCTTTTTCTGGTTCGCCGTCGGGGATGCTATCGAACTTTCCGGAAAATTTGGCACTTACTATGACCATATTTTAAGAGGCTTGGTCGCACTTTATCTGATTCGCGTGATTTATTACGCGGTCGACGCTATCACGCGCGTCTTTATGGATGTAGCGGCAAAAACAGAAAGCACCTATGACGATCAACTTGTTCCTTTCGCTTCACGTGCGATGAAAGTCGTTGTTGTCGTTCTTGGTGTTCTGATCGCCCTGCAAAGTTTTGGTCTAAACGTTATGTCATTGCTTGCCGGTCTGGGACTGGGAGGTTTGGCCTTAGCCCTAGCAGCTCAAGATACAGCCGCAAATCTTTTTGGTTCGATCACTATTTTGGTCGACCATCCTTTTAAAATCGGCGACTGGGTGAAAGTGAAGGACATGGAAGGAACTGTTGAAGAAATCGGCTTTCGTTCCACTCGCATTCGCACGTTTTACAACTCTGTGATTACTATTCCCAATGCCATGATGGCCAAAGAGACGATCGATAATATGGGAGTTCGCCCGGCAAGACGAATTCGTCAGATTCTGGGACTGGCATACGAAACTCCTCCAGAAAAAATCGAGCAGTTCTGCGATCAAGTTCGCTATCTTCTGACTCAACATAAAGAAGTAAATCCTGACACGGTCACCGTGGCGTTTAACAATTATAATGCTTCTTCCTTAGATGTGTTGGTCAACTTTCACATCAATGTTGCGACCGGCGCAGATGAGCTCAAGCTCCAGCAGCAGATCTTCATTGAGATTCTAAAAATTGCAGCACAAATCAAAGTTGATTTCGCATACCCGACCCAAACAGTTTACTACAAGAATCCTGAAATCACTTCGTCTCCTTCCTAG
- a CDS encoding N-acetylmuramoyl-L-alanine amidase family protein produces MNLLKTKKLLALGLLSWSLPASALHIMIDPGHGGVDTGAVHGAAKEADLVLKVAQRLKTILEKNTDFKVSITRTTDRNLGLPSRVKMAEDAKADLFVSLHANAASDQRAKGVEFFFQNNLPPDEESLFLASQENQMVLNSKELHDISGGDELSKKGDVAAIVEDLRRQNRMESSLHLSKTLTQVWNADSTATHATIKQAPFYVISKTSMPSVLIEIGFLTNPREAKRLLTTEYQSDLAQKIYSALLSYKEKMDNRTAKTLD; encoded by the coding sequence ATGAATCTACTTAAAACCAAAAAGCTCTTGGCGCTGGGACTTCTTTCTTGGAGTCTTCCCGCCTCTGCCTTGCACATCATGATCGATCCCGGTCATGGCGGTGTTGATACCGGCGCCGTGCATGGAGCCGCGAAAGAAGCGGATTTGGTTTTAAAAGTCGCTCAACGTCTAAAAACTATTTTAGAAAAGAACACCGACTTCAAGGTTAGCATCACGCGCACGACGGATCGCAATCTAGGACTTCCTTCACGCGTGAAAATGGCAGAAGATGCAAAAGCTGATTTGTTCGTCAGCCTTCACGCCAACGCCGCTTCCGATCAGCGCGCAAAAGGTGTTGAATTCTTTTTTCAGAACAATCTTCCCCCTGATGAAGAAAGTTTATTTTTAGCCAGCCAGGAAAATCAGATGGTTCTGAACAGCAAAGAACTTCACGATATTTCCGGAGGCGATGAGCTTTCGAAAAAGGGCGACGTCGCGGCGATCGTAGAAGACCTGCGCCGTCAAAACCGTATGGAGAGCAGCTTGCACTTATCCAAAACTCTGACGCAAGTTTGGAATGCGGATAGCACAGCGACTCATGCCACGATTAAACAAGCTCCCTTCTATGTCATTTCAAAAACGTCAATGCCGTCAGTGCTTATTGAAATTGGCTTTCTGACGAATCCTCGTGAAGCCAAAAGGCTTTTAACGACGGAATACCAGAGTGATCTTGCTCAAAAAATCTACAGCGCCCTGCTCTCTTACAAAGAAAAGATGGACAACCGCACAGCGAAGACATTAGATTAG
- a CDS encoding phage tail protein: MYVFRIAMLFFIITYSLVANASPQSLSYQGRILKSDGTPLEFNNVSFLFEITSADGNCVLYREQKDAVNMQNSNGVFDVPIGLGTRLFPTGPVFSLSDVFVNGITYTCAGSGSWIASNSAERLLKVQFHDGLGWKVISPANIIRSVPFAYTSYSAQKIADKSLNDLVLKSTIPVASCTAGQVITWDGGIFKCVTDAGGSGVVADVLAGTGINVTGTTSKTVALDNTAVTPGSYGSSNQVATFTVDAQGRLTSASNVTIAGTTPGGSAGGDLSGNYPNPSVAKIQGTTVSSSSPSGVGQVLRYQSSQWTPAFLSVADIRSTITPFGGSFASASCTADQSMYYESSTDTFKCQNIGISATQITSGQIDVSRLPSAATLWQENGVGTVYYNGNKVGIGTNTPRVSLDIGSKTDALAVPVGTSAQQPASPTAGFIRFNTTLAALEVFDGSAWVALDNSNNYVSPAGLITAFSSNSCPTGWLEANGAAISRSTYAALYTAIGTTFGSGDGSTTFNLPDLRGEFIRGFDNGKGVDAGRVLGSKQKGSLLVGDDGNGVNSVSFSGTFAVTTQSDPIIASDYPGVAASTANADFTNFYTSAANPGYFGAARPRNIALIYCVSTANSSQKTVASAGTGTTNTVPVWTSSTALADSPIVVSGGNVGIGTPTPSANLEVNGSIKFGGQKIARVTTCKRAGSASAFNANCFYWKWAAGECDNGLPSGNCTGFMVKAAHGGEDQDWEVWVPGETMTPATCGPNTTTAPNGGMTWWCTGCANSGLRVSATYMCDQ; encoded by the coding sequence ATGTACGTTTTTAGAATAGCGATGCTCTTCTTCATCATCACTTATTCTCTTGTGGCGAATGCTTCGCCGCAAAGCTTAAGCTATCAAGGCCGAATTCTAAAATCAGACGGCACACCATTAGAGTTCAACAACGTCAGTTTTCTTTTTGAGATCACGTCTGCTGATGGAAACTGTGTTTTGTATCGAGAACAAAAAGATGCCGTGAACATGCAAAACTCCAATGGCGTCTTTGACGTGCCTATCGGATTGGGCACACGTCTTTTTCCAACAGGCCCGGTGTTTTCTCTTTCTGATGTTTTTGTGAATGGCATCACGTACACCTGTGCCGGCAGCGGTTCTTGGATTGCCAGCAACTCGGCGGAAAGACTTTTGAAAGTTCAGTTCCATGACGGTTTAGGTTGGAAAGTGATTTCTCCGGCGAATATTATTCGCTCTGTGCCGTTTGCGTATACATCCTATAGTGCGCAAAAAATTGCAGATAAATCCTTGAATGATCTTGTGCTGAAATCCACCATCCCGGTTGCATCTTGTACTGCGGGGCAAGTCATTACTTGGGATGGAGGAATTTTTAAATGTGTGACCGATGCCGGAGGATCCGGCGTTGTTGCTGACGTCCTTGCAGGAACAGGAATTAACGTCACGGGAACAACCTCGAAGACCGTGGCTTTAGATAACACAGCCGTCACGCCGGGCTCTTATGGGTCTTCAAATCAAGTTGCGACTTTCACTGTTGATGCCCAAGGTCGATTGACCTCGGCTTCGAACGTCACCATTGCGGGGACAACGCCTGGTGGATCGGCCGGCGGTGATTTAAGTGGCAATTATCCAAATCCTTCCGTCGCTAAAATCCAAGGAACAACGGTGTCAAGCTCTTCACCCTCAGGAGTCGGTCAGGTATTACGTTATCAATCCAGTCAATGGACCCCCGCCTTTTTAAGTGTCGCGGACATTCGCTCAACGATCACTCCCTTTGGTGGGTCTTTCGCCAGTGCTAGTTGCACTGCCGATCAGTCGATGTACTATGAATCTTCGACGGACACATTTAAGTGTCAGAACATTGGAATCTCTGCGACGCAGATTACGAGCGGTCAAATCGATGTGTCGCGACTGCCTTCCGCTGCCACTCTTTGGCAGGAAAATGGCGTCGGCACTGTCTACTACAATGGAAACAAGGTCGGCATCGGTACGAACACTCCCCGAGTGTCTTTGGATATTGGAAGTAAAACGGATGCCTTGGCCGTGCCGGTCGGAACATCGGCGCAACAGCCTGCTTCTCCTACTGCAGGTTTCATTCGCTTCAACACGACCTTAGCAGCCCTGGAAGTTTTCGATGGCTCAGCATGGGTGGCATTAGACAACAGCAATAATTATGTCAGTCCGGCAGGACTTATCACGGCGTTTTCTAGTAACAGCTGTCCTACCGGGTGGCTAGAAGCCAACGGAGCTGCGATTTCACGTTCAACCTATGCCGCCCTTTATACTGCTATCGGAACAACTTTTGGAAGTGGCGACGGAAGCACAACTTTTAATCTTCCAGATCTACGCGGAGAATTCATTCGCGGATTTGATAATGGAAAAGGGGTCGATGCAGGCCGCGTGTTGGGTTCAAAACAAAAAGGCTCTCTTCTTGTGGGTGACGATGGCAACGGTGTGAACTCGGTTTCATTCTCTGGCACTTTTGCCGTCACCACTCAATCCGATCCTATTATAGCTTCTGACTATCCGGGTGTGGCGGCTTCAACTGCGAACGCAGACTTCACTAACTTTTACACTAGCGCTGCAAATCCAGGCTATTTTGGCGCTGCAAGACCTCGCAATATCGCGCTCATCTATTGTGTGAGTACAGCGAACAGTTCGCAAAAAACAGTCGCCAGTGCGGGTACCGGAACAACAAATACCGTTCCCGTTTGGACAAGTTCTACAGCACTAGCCGACAGCCCCATCGTTGTTTCTGGAGGAAATGTCGGTATCGGCACCCCAACACCTTCCGCGAATTTAGAAGTAAATGGATCGATTAAGTTCGGAGGACAGAAGATCGCGCGAGTCACGACTTGTAAACGCGCCGGAAGTGCTTCGGCATTTAACGCAAACTGCTTTTACTGGAAGTGGGCCGCGGGTGAGTGTGACAACGGTCTGCCCTCAGGTAATTGCACAGGATTTATGGTGAAGGCTGCTCACGGCGGCGAAGACCAAGATTGGGAAGTATGGGTGCCCGGCGAGACGATGACTCCCGCGACCTGCGGCCCTAACACAACGACCGCCCCCAACGGTGGCATGACGTGGTGGTGCACGGGATGTGCAAACTCAGGACTGCGCGTATCGGCCACGTACATGTGCGATCAATAG
- the pth gene encoding aminoacyl-tRNA hydrolase: protein MWLIVGLGNPGGEYKLTRHNIGFMAVDYFLQGLGNPPIKNQFKAEVAQVKWKEHQLLFCKPQTYMNLSGESVQPLMGFYKIPLDHLIVIHDEIDIPFNAIRIHKNRGHGGHNGIKSVSGLLGSADYVRLKMGVGRPENPHIPVPDHVLGKFSKDEFDKLPDFLNRGIDAIESIILEGVQKASTKFNG, encoded by the coding sequence ATGTGGTTGATTGTTGGTCTTGGTAACCCTGGCGGAGAATACAAACTCACTCGTCATAACATCGGCTTTATGGCCGTTGATTATTTCCTGCAAGGCCTGGGCAATCCTCCGATTAAGAATCAATTCAAGGCCGAAGTAGCGCAAGTGAAGTGGAAAGAACATCAGCTTCTTTTCTGCAAACCTCAAACTTATATGAATCTTTCTGGTGAGTCGGTTCAGCCTTTGATGGGCTTTTATAAAATTCCGCTGGATCACCTGATCGTGATTCACGATGAAATCGACATTCCTTTCAACGCCATTCGCATTCATAAAAATCGCGGGCATGGCGGTCACAACGGAATTAAAAGTGTCTCAGGTTTATTGGGATCTGCCGATTACGTTCGTCTGAAAATGGGCGTGGGACGCCCGGAAAACCCGCACATCCCGGTCCCTGACCATGTGCTAGGGAAGTTCTCAAAAGACGAATTCGACAAACTTCCTGATTTCCTGAATCGCGGTATAGACGCGATTGAGAGCATTATCCTTGAGGGAGTTCAAAAAGCTTCGACAAAATTCAACGGTTAA
- the rph gene encoding ribonuclease PH encodes MRADGRLFDQLRQVKITPHVSEYAEGSCIVEFGKTKVLCTATYESKAPQWLMGTGAGWVTAEYGMLPRSTHTRIKREKSMTGGRTQEISRLIGRSLRAAVDLKLLGEKQIIVDCDVLNADGGTRTASVTGGFVALALACKKLVDVSEIKAFPLINYVSAISVGLHNNNVLLDLNYDEDSAIGTDMNFVMTDKGHFVEVQGTAEHTPFSREQLFTMMDVAEKGCRELFIHQASVVNEIYRLAGR; translated from the coding sequence ATGCGCGCCGACGGCCGTCTTTTTGATCAATTAAGACAAGTAAAAATCACTCCTCACGTTTCTGAATATGCCGAAGGCTCTTGCATCGTTGAGTTTGGTAAAACCAAAGTTCTTTGCACAGCCACTTACGAATCCAAAGCGCCACAATGGTTGATGGGAACAGGTGCAGGCTGGGTGACGGCGGAATACGGCATGCTTCCTCGCTCGACTCACACACGCATCAAACGTGAAAAATCAATGACCGGTGGACGCACGCAAGAGATCTCACGCTTGATTGGTCGCTCTCTTCGCGCGGCCGTGGATTTAAAACTTCTTGGTGAAAAACAAATCATCGTCGACTGTGATGTTCTTAATGCTGACGGCGGAACTCGCACGGCTTCTGTGACGGGCGGCTTTGTTGCCTTGGCATTAGCATGTAAAAAACTTGTTGATGTCAGCGAAATCAAAGCCTTCCCTTTGATCAACTATGTTTCTGCGATCAGCGTCGGTCTTCATAATAACAATGTTCTTTTAGATCTAAACTACGACGAAGATTCTGCTATCGGAACAGACATGAACTTCGTGATGACCGATAAAGGTCATTTCGTGGAAGTACAAGGCACTGCCGAACACACGCCGTTTTCTCGTGAACAACTTTTCACAATGATGGATGTCGCAGAAAAAGGCTGCCGTGAACTTTTCATTCACCAGGCTTCTGTCGTAAATGAAATCTATCGTTTGGCGGGAAGATAA
- the rdgB gene encoding RdgB/HAM1 family non-canonical purine NTP pyrophosphatase: MELWIATGNKGKLTEYKQLLREIAELKIFSQSDIPSFTPRPEDGKTFEDNARIKAKTLRAVKNNVWVLGEDSGLVVEGLNGLPGIHSARYAGPKASDSENVAKLLKMITLKPMPNKNAKFVCSTVVYTPTGEEWVFTGEMKGTIAPKPAGLHGFGYDPVFIPEGQTQTLAELGAGYKSQHSHRSQAVKAFLERLQKM, translated from the coding sequence ATGGAACTTTGGATTGCCACTGGGAACAAAGGCAAGCTGACTGAATACAAGCAGCTTTTGCGCGAAATCGCGGAACTAAAAATTTTCTCTCAAAGCGATATTCCGTCTTTCACTCCCCGTCCTGAGGATGGAAAAACTTTCGAAGACAATGCTCGTATCAAAGCCAAAACTTTGCGCGCGGTGAAAAACAATGTGTGGGTTTTAGGTGAAGATTCCGGCCTCGTGGTTGAAGGCCTGAATGGTCTTCCTGGAATTCACTCGGCAAGATACGCTGGCCCTAAGGCTTCGGACAGTGAAAACGTGGCGAAGCTTTTAAAGATGATCACATTAAAACCAATGCCGAACAAGAACGCGAAGTTTGTGTGTTCAACGGTGGTTTACACTCCGACTGGAGAAGAATGGGTTTTCACGGGCGAGATGAAGGGCACGATTGCTCCAAAACCAGCCGGCCTTCATGGCTTTGGCTATGATCCTGTGTTCATCCCTGAAGGACAAACTCAGACTTTGGCGGAATTGGGAGCTGGTTATAAGAGCCAACACTCTCACCGTTCTCAAGCTGTGAAAGCGTTCTTAGAGCGCCTTCAAAAAATGTAG